Genomic DNA from Methanothermobacter thermautotrophicus:
AGAAGCATTAGACTGCTATGATAAAGTTTTAGAGCTGAATCCCCAGGATTATAAGGCATTAGCTCTGAAGGGTCTTGCTCTAAATAAACTTGAAAAACATGAAGAAGCACTAAAATGCTATAATAAAGCACTGGAATTAAACCAAGATTTGCCTGAGGCATGGTATGGTAAAGCTTTGAGTTTAGAAAACTGTGAAAGGTATGAAGAAGCACTAAAATGCTATAACAAAGCACTAGAATTAGATCCAAAAAACCCAGAGATATGGAGAGGTAAAGGTGGAGCATTAGTAGCTTTGAAAAGGTACAAAGAAGCTCTGAAATGTTTGGATAAACTTTTAGAGTTAAATTTAAAAGATGTAAATGCATTGTATGCTAAAGGTTTAATCCTTGAAGCACTGAAAAAATACGAAGGAGCTCTGGAATGCTTCAACAAAGCTTTAGAAGTAAATCCTAATTTTGAACCCGCCAAGAAGAGGATGGAAGAGATTCTATCTTCTGAATCCCAATAGTCAGAGTAACAGATAATTGAGGCACTGCTTATAACTGTATAGCGAAGGTTACCCCGGATTTTCATGAAAATTAAAATGGCATCAGATGGGTGTAAATCACCAGTGACATAATACTGGATGGTCTAATTACTCCATTCCAGCGCAAATTTCAATAAAATGAAAGAAACCCGGCATTCATGCCTACGGGGGACTGCCAGGTTTGATACAGGATTTTCCCTGCCGGTTCCGGGCACCTTCAGTGGCTCTGAACTTTACTCGCGCTGTCCCTGTACCTCTTTCAGGTGATCAGGAATTATTTTTCGTATACAGGCGCTCATGCCTGTTCTGGGTGGGACTTTGCCTTTAAGGGCCTCGATTTCATCAGAGTAGGGTCTGATAATCATCATTATCAAAAACAGCCTTGAGAAAGCTTAGCAGGAAAATAAAAACTTTTAGCAGCTTCTAGTAACCGAGAAATATTTTCAAATCCCTGGAAAAGCAGGAAAAGCGTTTTTTAGGGGCTTGCAGGAGGTAAAAAATATTATAGGATTCTTGGAAATGGAGAATAGACTACTTTTAAGGGGGGGAGGCTTTTGGAGGATTAAAAAAGAGAAAAAGTAGT
This window encodes:
- a CDS encoding tetratricopeptide repeat protein, yielding MISWLFKAFKKKSLLNKGVDLLNQGKYGESIRYFDKALEIDSEYALAWYNKGVALRNLNKYKEALTCFNKALELTPNLKEAWINKGVIFGNLERDKEALDCYDKVLELNPQDYKALALKGLALNKLEKHEEALKCYNKALELNQDLPEAWYGKALSLENCERYEEALKCYNKALELDPKNPEIWRGKGGALVALKRYKEALKCLDKLLELNLKDVNALYAKGLILEALKKYEGALECFNKALEVNPNFEPAKKRMEEILSSESQ